The following are from one region of the Treponema denticola genome:
- a CDS encoding translocation/assembly module TamB domain-containing protein produces the protein MENIKKRRIIEIIVFLAIVVSSLIVFYPAAKALEKQLVYVRDKLIKTVEDEFEIKITYESISPSFFDRIKIRDVTIYNAATNEKIAHFSLLYIDYRLISLIKKDFTSVIASLGVYDGIINFNIEKNKNILKKLNAEDNAVDKTVKDRKKDESTESSLDISTIIDAGSQKIKNTKPIKLELKNIALNYSDKNSNIDFYTSSGKLTLESGKIDVYINSSLRYSNFMQTNFPDLSTLININGSFYPGTISASLILNFSDIKIGNIYINKFSLFASYLDKIASITTMQDIQPIDVKGSWNLAENAGSINIECNDLKPLSVVSSSEGTDILKELKDAAFTGQVNLTFAGPEKLLWDTAFSIKLPKFQIAGNKIEKSILSFKADGTDDLINLKNLKLTNSDINLSAQGSYKIKEILPNFYLNVSKFKLPSGENMAMNLNVSSNKNKIFLKIPRVDIGKASLENIQGLFEKKTGKTDIYLSGKDPGGGFSIDGTWTHPSKSGSSGKNKGYLELHGTIDSISIENIYNGAVSFTDLTVPVQKLLEASIAPVQMTSEFYISSDFEHFSYNIIQAVLASKSKNGFYSLFSLQGNESSLNISDIDVLFNNMNLRGNINSAFEKDSMIFDSLLTLNDISYKVSGLLTDEMISIYGDYNLNVNILKNAEKKLKGTIQVKELPVPFIDSLFSADASFEYDNNKDWELTCNYAKLEYLGTDITKTDEGLEFYAEGYAKPTEVFFHNVKAGIKNKQLEGTAAINLIPSSDKNISQYATNISLLDKNKTESFIFNSLFTLSDKIYFDGTCNIKNISLNRFIKKQRPENKIEAELIFLGNKDSLSVKADLKNISFNLNGKNLEGRAAAFIDNDKMNLYESSFKWGIHKIDNIEAFINPSEQKGALTFLYEAETKKQDSQESPDTKASFSFNFTSTADKKNTESQNIIENTIGLTSHFNIDMKISDWILAGQKGEGSIKASLVKEPSIIALYAGNNDEIYGFKADDGLVSLHIDESLPFHLNVDGTLSRDNINLSVSNIGIDLAKVINLIPNNNIIKFSGGNVQGDLQISGTQKDPLFYGTLKGEKLFCTSPAYSPDTYGPVEIPIQFDGTLISVPYTILQGKIGSLWAEASSEFIGWIPYYTTVNCGILENTQALIKTKNIAFHADGRAEGKIKLEINPELVTLEGDAYFDKGYFSVPFADLQKQSERTSAGSIQPAFYMNLNLNLGKKSEFRFPSTDLPVLRALAYTENEPFNLSLDTSTGKFEISGSAKIRTGEIFYIKRNFYIKEGELKILNSPFQQIEPIISVRAEIKDKMADGQPLTINLTAKDQHLDLERFRPVITTSPPMAMSDSDTMDLMGQVALGDLKNGNILKETLRNTSDILTNMGIMKKVEQEVRDFLHVDVFSLRSLLIQNVILENLFRSSKDKPLTIGNYFDNTSVYIGKYFGSAIYADAMLHLSYYDPLSAKTDVVRKSVYDNLLFQPEIGFEMNTPFFQLRWHIAPSNLDSLFVSDTGLTLSWKFSY, from the coding sequence GTGGAAAATATAAAAAAAAGGCGCATAATAGAAATTATCGTTTTTCTCGCAATAGTTGTAAGCTCATTGATAGTTTTTTATCCGGCAGCCAAAGCACTGGAAAAGCAGCTGGTATATGTAAGGGACAAACTTATCAAAACTGTGGAGGACGAATTTGAAATAAAAATCACCTATGAATCCATATCTCCATCCTTTTTTGATAGGATAAAAATACGGGATGTTACCATTTATAACGCTGCAACAAACGAAAAAATAGCCCATTTTTCGTTACTTTATATAGATTACAGACTTATCTCTCTAATAAAAAAAGATTTTACATCCGTAATAGCCTCCTTAGGAGTTTATGACGGCATTATAAATTTTAACATTGAAAAAAATAAAAATATTTTAAAAAAATTAAACGCGGAAGACAATGCCGTAGATAAAACGGTAAAAGATCGAAAAAAAGATGAGAGCACCGAATCTTCGTTAGATATATCGACAATTATTGACGCGGGTTCACAAAAAATTAAAAATACAAAACCCATAAAACTCGAATTAAAAAATATTGCTTTAAACTACAGCGATAAAAATTCAAATATAGATTTTTATACCTCAAGCGGAAAACTTACATTGGAGTCCGGTAAAATTGACGTTTATATAAATTCAAGTCTTAGATATAGTAATTTTATGCAAACAAATTTTCCGGACTTAAGCACACTCATAAATATAAACGGTTCATTTTATCCCGGCACCATTTCGGCTTCATTAATACTAAATTTTTCGGATATAAAAATAGGTAACATTTATATCAATAAATTTTCTCTATTTGCATCATACTTAGACAAGATAGCATCCATTACAACCATGCAAGATATTCAGCCTATTGACGTAAAAGGTTCTTGGAATCTGGCGGAAAATGCAGGCAGCATAAATATTGAGTGTAATGACTTAAAACCTCTGTCAGTTGTCTCCTCTTCCGAAGGAACGGATATTCTTAAAGAATTAAAAGATGCAGCTTTTACAGGGCAGGTTAATTTAACCTTTGCCGGACCTGAAAAACTTCTGTGGGATACGGCTTTTTCGATTAAGCTGCCGAAATTTCAAATAGCCGGCAACAAAATCGAAAAATCCATACTCAGCTTTAAAGCCGATGGAACCGATGACCTTATAAACCTTAAAAACTTAAAATTAACTAACTCCGATATAAATTTATCTGCCCAAGGCTCTTACAAAATAAAAGAAATTTTACCTAATTTTTATTTAAATGTTTCAAAATTTAAATTACCATCGGGCGAAAATATGGCTATGAACCTAAACGTCTCTTCAAATAAAAATAAAATATTTTTAAAAATTCCCCGTGTCGATATCGGTAAGGCCTCGTTAGAAAACATACAGGGCTTATTTGAGAAAAAAACGGGCAAAACGGATATATATCTTTCCGGAAAAGATCCCGGCGGAGGTTTCAGCATTGACGGGACATGGACTCATCCTTCAAAAAGCGGATCATCCGGCAAAAATAAAGGTTATTTAGAGCTTCATGGAACTATAGACAGCATAAGTATTGAAAACATTTACAATGGAGCGGTTTCTTTTACGGACTTAACAGTTCCCGTGCAAAAATTATTGGAGGCTTCAATCGCCCCCGTTCAAATGACAAGCGAATTTTATATATCAAGCGACTTTGAACACTTTTCGTATAATATAATACAGGCTGTTCTTGCATCAAAATCTAAAAATGGATTTTACAGCTTGTTTTCTCTGCAAGGGAATGAATCTTCTCTTAACATAAGCGACATCGATGTTCTTTTTAATAATATGAACCTACGGGGAAACATAAATTCAGCCTTTGAAAAAGACAGCATGATTTTTGATTCGCTTTTAACCTTAAACGATATAAGCTATAAGGTTTCAGGCCTCTTGACTGATGAAATGATAAGCATTTACGGAGATTATAATCTAAACGTAAATATTCTAAAGAATGCCGAAAAAAAATTAAAAGGAACTATACAGGTAAAAGAACTTCCCGTGCCGTTTATCGATTCTCTTTTTTCTGCTGATGCTTCTTTTGAATATGACAATAATAAAGATTGGGAGCTTACCTGCAATTATGCAAAATTGGAATATCTTGGAACCGATATTACAAAAACCGATGAAGGCCTTGAATTTTATGCGGAAGGCTATGCAAAACCTACAGAAGTTTTTTTTCATAACGTAAAAGCAGGAATAAAAAATAAGCAGCTTGAAGGCACTGCAGCTATTAATTTAATTCCCTCTTCAGATAAAAATATTAGTCAATATGCAACTAATATTTCTCTCTTAGATAAAAATAAAACTGAGAGCTTTATTTTCAATTCACTATTTACGCTTTCGGATAAAATTTACTTTGACGGAACATGTAATATAAAGAATATATCTCTTAACCGCTTTATAAAAAAACAAAGGCCTGAAAATAAAATAGAAGCCGAACTTATATTTCTGGGGAATAAGGATTCTCTTTCGGTAAAAGCCGACTTAAAGAATATATCGTTTAATTTAAACGGTAAAAATCTTGAAGGAAGAGCAGCAGCCTTTATCGATAACGATAAGATGAATCTTTACGAATCATCCTTTAAGTGGGGAATTCATAAGATTGATAATATTGAAGCTTTTATAAATCCTTCAGAGCAAAAAGGTGCTCTTACATTTTTATATGAAGCAGAAACAAAAAAGCAAGACAGCCAAGAAAGCCCGGATACAAAAGCTTCTTTTTCTTTTAATTTTACATCTACAGCAGATAAAAAAAATACGGAAAGCCAAAACATAATCGAAAACACTATCGGTTTGACTTCTCATTTTAATATTGACATGAAAATATCCGATTGGATCCTCGCCGGTCAAAAAGGAGAAGGAAGCATCAAGGCTTCATTGGTAAAAGAACCGAGTATTATAGCCCTGTATGCAGGCAACAATGACGAAATATACGGTTTTAAAGCAGATGACGGGCTCGTATCCCTCCATATAGACGAATCTTTGCCGTTCCATTTAAACGTTGATGGAACCCTGTCACGGGATAATATAAATCTTTCCGTATCAAATATAGGTATCGATCTTGCAAAGGTAATAAACCTTATACCCAATAACAATATCATCAAATTTTCAGGCGGCAATGTTCAAGGCGATCTCCAAATAAGCGGCACTCAAAAAGATCCTCTGTTTTACGGAACCCTTAAAGGAGAAAAGCTTTTCTGCACATCGCCGGCCTATTCTCCCGATACCTATGGTCCTGTCGAAATTCCAATACAATTTGACGGAACCCTTATATCCGTACCATATACTATTCTACAAGGGAAAATCGGAAGTCTATGGGCTGAGGCCTCATCCGAATTTATAGGATGGATTCCATATTATACCACCGTAAACTGCGGAATTCTTGAAAATACACAGGCCTTGATAAAAACAAAAAATATAGCCTTTCATGCAGACGGAAGGGCTGAAGGCAAAATAAAACTTGAAATAAACCCCGAACTTGTTACCCTTGAAGGTGATGCATATTTTGATAAGGGCTATTTTTCGGTTCCGTTTGCAGATCTGCAAAAACAAAGCGAACGAACATCAGCCGGCAGCATCCAACCCGCTTTTTATATGAATTTAAATTTGAATTTGGGAAAAAAATCCGAATTTAGATTCCCGTCAACGGACTTACCTGTTTTAAGAGCCCTTGCTTATACCGAAAATGAGCCTTTTAACCTAAGCCTTGATACAAGTACGGGAAAATTTGAAATATCGGGATCTGCAAAAATTCGTACAGGCGAAATATTCTATATAAAAAGAAACTTCTATATAAAAGAAGGAGAATTAAAAATTCTTAACTCGCCTTTTCAGCAAATTGAACCCATAATATCGGTAAGAGCGGAAATAAAGGATAAAATGGCCGACGGCCAGCCTCTTACAATAAATTTAACGGCAAAGGATCAGCATCTTGACCTTGAACGGTTTAGACCGGTAATCACAACATCCCCCCCAATGGCTATGTCGGATTCCGATACAATGGACTTGATGGGGCAGGTCGCCTTAGGAGATTTGAAAAACGGCAATATTTTAAAAGAAACGCTCCGCAATACCTCGGATATTTTAACAAATATGGGTATCATGAAGAAAGTTGAACAAGAAGTCAGAGACTTTCTACATGTAGATGTATTTTCCTTAAGAAGTCTACTTATACAAAATGTTATTTTGGAAAATTTATTTAGATCTTCAAAGGATAAGCCATTGACAATCGGTAACTATTTTGATAATACAAGTGTTTACATTGGTAAGTATTTTGGTTCTGCCATATATGCAGATGCAATGCTGCATCTTAGCTATTACGATCCGCTTTCTGCAAAAACAGATGTTGTTAGAAAATCGGTTTATGATAATTTACTGTTTCAACCGGAAATAGGTTTTGAAATGAATACTCCGTTTTTCCAGCTTAGATGGCACATAGCTCCGAGCAACCTCGATTCTCTGTTTGTATCAGATACAGGATTGACACTATCATGGAAATTTTCTTATTGA
- the bamA gene encoding outer membrane protein assembly factor BamA: protein MEIFLLIKGIKMLKKKIIGFMLILFALNCFAQEPEGWYNGKPVLEIQFKGLQNIASSELDEIFKSYKKKPFSDELYWEILQKIYALDYFTDIVPKAIPADEKYQYVFLEFIVKEKPAVNNIVFTGNNNIRKADLLSAIKVKKGDIFNEVNIKNAERSLKDFYIEKGFTKAEISSKTSEDKEKNSVNVEFFIKEGKTSVITKILFEGNSKFPEKALKKVLVSKEAWLLQKGFFREDALQADKSAIKLLYGEHGYIDAHVETIKKDIDTESDPQKDQITLTYVIMEGEQFTYAGVDFEGNYIFSTKELSEKFKLKKGDVFNLRKFETGFGDVANLYFENGYTGNYIDKKENRNTSTKEVSYTIIIVERERSHIENIIIKGNTKTKDNVILREILLKEGDVFSKTKLINSFRNLANLRYFSAVLPDVLQGSEPDLVDIVINVEEQSTAGIQFGVTFSGSPDPDTFPMSVFAQWEEKNLFGTGRELSASINAASDTQSLILGLTENWFLGKPLSVGFNFSVSHKNLYTYQDILYPFNNVPDPHTSLEEFNKNPSLSDAFKMKYERLEFGLGMNSGYRWFPKFAIITLRGELNFGLVKNFYDSMLYRPYEEKTRNQQAKWSLSNYLKIKLSVDDRDLTYDPSKGWFLSQEVGFFGLFPKIEDEYFFQSDTKGEFYITLLDYPVSDIWNLKFVLGFYSGFSFQIPLAQQPISFDKKLYIDGAFKGRGWIGMGTQGSGTVMQNNWIEFRWPLAHGILSFDFFFDAIAVKQDLQDLKSLSINDYYFSFGPGLRFSIPQFPLRLMLANTFKSVNGKPVWGNGKGADWRFVLSFNIPNL from the coding sequence ATGGAAATTTTCTTATTGATTAAGGGGATAAAAATGTTGAAGAAAAAAATTATAGGTTTTATGCTAATCTTATTTGCTTTAAATTGCTTTGCTCAAGAGCCTGAAGGATGGTATAATGGAAAACCTGTTTTAGAGATTCAGTTCAAAGGTCTACAAAATATCGCCAGCTCAGAATTAGATGAAATCTTCAAATCATACAAAAAAAAGCCTTTTTCTGATGAGCTATATTGGGAAATATTACAAAAAATCTATGCATTGGATTATTTTACAGATATCGTTCCTAAAGCAATACCGGCAGACGAAAAATATCAATACGTATTTTTGGAATTTATAGTCAAAGAGAAACCGGCCGTAAATAATATTGTATTTACAGGCAATAACAATATCAGAAAAGCAGATTTACTTTCAGCAATCAAGGTAAAAAAAGGCGACATTTTTAATGAAGTTAATATAAAAAATGCCGAAAGATCCTTAAAAGACTTTTATATCGAAAAAGGATTTACAAAGGCGGAAATATCAAGTAAAACCTCTGAAGATAAAGAAAAAAACAGTGTAAATGTGGAATTCTTTATAAAAGAAGGCAAAACATCCGTTATAACTAAGATACTTTTTGAAGGAAATTCAAAATTCCCGGAAAAGGCCTTAAAAAAAGTACTTGTATCTAAAGAAGCATGGTTACTGCAAAAAGGATTTTTTAGAGAAGATGCTCTGCAAGCAGATAAAAGTGCAATTAAGCTATTATATGGAGAGCACGGATATATAGATGCCCATGTCGAAACCATAAAAAAGGACATAGATACCGAATCCGATCCGCAAAAAGATCAAATTACCCTTACATATGTAATCATGGAGGGAGAACAGTTTACCTATGCAGGAGTAGACTTTGAAGGAAACTATATTTTTTCAACCAAGGAATTAAGCGAAAAATTCAAGCTTAAAAAGGGTGATGTATTTAATTTAAGAAAATTTGAAACAGGGTTTGGAGATGTAGCCAACCTATATTTTGAAAACGGTTATACCGGAAATTATATAGATAAAAAAGAAAATCGTAATACTTCAACTAAAGAAGTTTCCTATACAATTATAATCGTGGAACGCGAACGAAGCCATATAGAAAATATAATAATAAAAGGGAATACAAAAACCAAGGACAATGTTATTTTAAGAGAAATCCTATTAAAGGAAGGGGATGTATTCTCTAAAACAAAACTGATAAATAGTTTTAGAAACTTAGCCAACCTAAGATATTTTTCGGCCGTTTTACCCGATGTTTTACAGGGTTCGGAACCTGATCTTGTGGATATTGTCATCAATGTTGAGGAACAATCGACGGCAGGAATCCAATTCGGTGTTACTTTTTCAGGTTCGCCGGATCCTGATACCTTTCCTATGTCTGTATTTGCGCAATGGGAAGAAAAAAATTTATTTGGAACAGGAAGAGAACTATCGGCTAGTATCAATGCCGCAAGCGATACACAGAGCTTAATCTTAGGGCTCACTGAAAATTGGTTTTTAGGTAAACCTCTTTCGGTAGGTTTTAATTTTTCGGTATCTCATAAAAATCTATACACTTATCAGGATATACTTTATCCTTTTAACAATGTTCCTGACCCTCATACAAGCTTGGAGGAATTTAATAAAAACCCCTCTTTATCCGATGCATTTAAAATGAAATATGAACGTCTCGAATTCGGTTTAGGTATGAACTCGGGATACAGGTGGTTTCCTAAATTTGCAATTATCACTCTAAGAGGAGAGCTAAATTTCGGCCTTGTAAAGAATTTTTATGACAGTATGTTGTACAGACCTTATGAAGAAAAAACCAGAAATCAACAAGCAAAATGGAGCTTAAGCAACTATTTAAAGATAAAGCTGTCTGTAGATGACAGAGACCTTACATATGATCCTTCTAAGGGATGGTTTTTAAGCCAAGAAGTAGGCTTCTTCGGTTTGTTTCCTAAAATTGAAGATGAGTACTTTTTTCAATCGGATACAAAGGGTGAGTTTTATATTACACTCTTAGACTACCCCGTAAGCGACATCTGGAATCTAAAATTTGTTCTAGGTTTTTACTCGGGATTTTCATTCCAAATTCCTCTTGCTCAACAGCCGATCAGTTTTGACAAGAAGCTCTATATTGACGGAGCCTTTAAAGGACGAGGCTGGATTGGAATGGGCACGCAAGGCTCAGGAACGGTTATGCAAAATAACTGGATAGAATTTAGATGGCCCTTAGCTCACGGAATTTTATCTTTCGACTTTTTCTTTGACGCTATAGCTGTCAAACAGGACTTGCAGGATTTAAAATCCTTAAGCATAAACGATTATTATTTCAGTTTCGGCCCGGGATTGCGCTTTTCAATACCCCAATTTCCTCTGCGTCTGATGCTTGCAAATACCTTTAAATCTGTAAACGGAAAACCGGTATGGGGCAACGGAAAAGGTGCCGACTGGAGATTCGTTCTTTCATTCAATATACCCAATTTATAG
- a CDS encoding OmpH family outer membrane protein, translating to MNKKGTLIIVVMLLMSLGIYAQQITRFAVIDTGLIFDTFRRDAKAARDYQEKKEKFENQKKILESEIIQLRQKKVTAEADGQEAEVKKYEEKIKSKITLLMEYVKASNDELNMLRKNLINDDVFYSNLYESVRRVAESEGYTMVLSYEHNAGIIWYSPTVDITDKVIQELRKRSE from the coding sequence ATGAATAAAAAAGGAACCCTGATTATTGTTGTTATGTTATTGATGTCTCTTGGAATCTATGCACAGCAGATTACCCGCTTTGCAGTTATAGATACGGGACTTATCTTCGACACCTTTAGGCGTGATGCAAAGGCAGCGAGAGACTATCAGGAAAAGAAGGAAAAGTTTGAAAATCAAAAGAAGATCCTTGAATCCGAGATTATACAGCTTAGGCAAAAAAAAGTTACTGCCGAAGCAGACGGACAGGAAGCTGAAGTAAAAAAATATGAAGAAAAAATAAAAAGCAAGATAACCTTATTGATGGAATATGTAAAGGCTTCCAATGACGAACTTAATATGCTCAGAAAAAATCTTATCAATGATGATGTTTTTTACAGCAACCTATACGAATCCGTCCGCCGCGTTGCAGAATCTGAAGGGTACACAATGGTTTTAAGCTATGAGCATAACGCGGGTATCATATGGTACAGCCCTACCGTAGATATTACGGACAAGGTTATTCAAGAATTAAGAAAACGAAGTGAATAA
- the mutS gene encoding DNA mismatch repair protein MutS, producing MMRQYLSIKAKYKDEILFFRLGDFYEMFFDEAVEVSRILNLTLTKRNDVPMCGIPYHASKIYIARLLRAGKKIAICEQVTEPVAGGLTERKVVEVITPGTVAEDDFLEQGSNNYLAAVYCSNKKTEGNSGFDYYAGLAYIDVTTGNFFATSFPKTDFKEQFLKEIGRINPKEILIQQSIQSEFPALKQILSEFPSMMQNFYPDWSFNPDQAEKRLCSTFGTENLKGFLLNTDSPEVPPAGLLLQYLEEISGRDISHISGIKIYAESDFVSLDDSTRKNLELLTNLRDNSPSYSLFESVNYTKTAMGTRLLRRRISYPLRSKNEIDKRLDKVNSLFKDGKASAIIRETLSSILDIERLSGRIAMQKTHGKDLLALKQSLNSVIRMGSLIEEKKLNFLQLSDEEKKLLTEIRNLLENSIDDDCTIALNDGKLIKKGFSKKVDTIKNIKENAHEILEKYLDDERKKTGINNLKIKYNRMMGYFLEVSLGNISAVPDYFIRQRSLSNADRFTTETLQQIEDNINNSEERLIEAEKEVFDEVCTEIGSHHCFLQKLAEEVAELDVNQSFAQAAVLHAWTRPELCGDSGNLNITGGRHPVVENHLRAGDFVPNSIELLSGENTNPEDETIPSFAVITGPNMAGKSTFLRQTALICLLAQIGSFVPAEKAVLSPVDKIFCRVGATDNLARGESTFLVEMIETAYILNSATRNSLVIMDEVGRGTSMEDGLAIAQAVSEHLLNTIKAKTLFATHYHELTRLEHEKIINLKLDVLEAEGKIVFLKKVVPGAAGNSYGIHVAGLAGIPQSVLTRAENLLYMRSQFQKERTIQEASPSAQGSEEKTPSSPAEKGLSLFPEEELILNEILSTDPDETAPIKALQLIASWKNRLSGK from the coding sequence ATGATGAGGCAATACCTCAGCATTAAGGCAAAATATAAAGACGAGATACTTTTTTTTAGACTCGGCGATTTTTATGAGATGTTTTTTGATGAGGCCGTCGAAGTAAGCCGAATCTTAAACCTGACCCTCACAAAAAGAAACGATGTACCTATGTGCGGTATTCCATATCATGCCTCAAAAATATACATAGCCCGCCTCCTGCGTGCAGGAAAAAAAATTGCTATATGCGAGCAAGTTACGGAACCCGTAGCAGGAGGCCTGACCGAGCGCAAGGTAGTTGAAGTTATTACTCCCGGTACCGTTGCCGAAGACGACTTTTTAGAACAGGGAAGCAATAACTACCTTGCCGCAGTCTATTGCTCAAATAAAAAAACGGAAGGCAACAGCGGATTCGATTACTATGCAGGCCTTGCCTATATCGATGTTACCACAGGCAATTTTTTTGCTACATCCTTCCCCAAAACAGACTTTAAAGAGCAGTTTTTAAAAGAAATAGGAAGAATTAACCCCAAGGAAATTTTAATTCAGCAGTCGATTCAAAGCGAATTTCCGGCCTTAAAGCAAATCCTTTCGGAATTTCCTTCGATGATGCAAAACTTTTATCCCGATTGGAGCTTTAACCCGGATCAAGCCGAAAAAAGACTTTGCTCAACCTTCGGGACGGAAAACTTAAAGGGCTTTTTACTCAATACCGATTCGCCCGAAGTTCCGCCAGCCGGCCTCTTGCTTCAATACTTGGAAGAGATTTCGGGCAGGGATATTTCCCATATTTCCGGCATTAAAATATATGCTGAAAGCGACTTTGTTTCCTTGGACGATTCCACAAGAAAAAATTTAGAGCTTTTGACAAACTTGAGGGATAACAGCCCCTCGTACAGCCTTTTTGAATCCGTAAATTATACAAAAACGGCCATGGGCACCCGCCTTTTGAGGAGGAGGATAAGCTATCCGCTCCGCTCAAAGAATGAAATAGATAAAAGGCTTGATAAGGTAAACAGTCTTTTTAAGGACGGAAAGGCATCAGCCATTATACGGGAGACTCTTTCTTCCATACTCGATATTGAACGGCTTTCAGGCCGCATTGCAATGCAAAAAACTCACGGCAAGGATCTTCTTGCCCTAAAACAAAGTCTTAACTCCGTAATAAGAATGGGCAGCCTCATTGAAGAAAAGAAACTCAATTTTTTACAACTCAGCGATGAAGAAAAAAAATTGCTGACCGAAATCCGAAATCTTTTGGAAAATTCGATAGACGATGATTGTACAATAGCCTTAAATGACGGAAAACTTATAAAAAAAGGCTTTTCAAAAAAGGTAGACACGATAAAAAACATAAAAGAAAATGCCCACGAGATTCTTGAAAAGTATTTGGACGATGAACGGAAAAAAACGGGCATCAATAACCTAAAGATAAAATATAACAGAATGATGGGCTATTTTTTGGAAGTGTCTTTAGGAAATATCTCGGCTGTTCCCGATTATTTTATCCGCCAACGCTCTCTGTCAAATGCAGACCGTTTTACCACCGAAACCTTGCAACAAATTGAAGATAATATAAATAACTCGGAAGAAAGGCTGATTGAAGCCGAAAAAGAGGTTTTTGATGAGGTTTGTACCGAAATAGGCTCTCATCACTGCTTTTTACAAAAACTTGCAGAAGAAGTTGCCGAGCTGGATGTAAACCAATCCTTTGCACAGGCCGCAGTTTTACACGCTTGGACAAGGCCCGAACTTTGCGGCGATTCAGGCAACTTAAACATAACCGGCGGAAGGCACCCCGTAGTCGAAAACCATCTTAGGGCCGGAGACTTTGTACCCAATTCCATTGAGCTCTTATCCGGAGAAAATACCAATCCTGAAGATGAAACTATTCCGTCTTTTGCCGTCATTACGGGACCCAATATGGCAGGAAAAAGCACCTTTTTGCGGCAGACAGCCTTAATCTGCCTATTGGCACAGATAGGCTCCTTTGTTCCGGCAGAAAAGGCCGTTTTAAGCCCCGTAGATAAGATTTTTTGCAGGGTGGGAGCTACGGACAATCTGGCCCGAGGGGAATCAACGTTTTTGGTCGAGATGATAGAAACGGCCTATATCCTTAATTCGGCGACTCGAAACAGCCTTGTTATTATGGACGAGGTCGGCCGTGGAACTTCTATGGAGGACGGTCTTGCAATTGCACAGGCCGTAAGCGAACATCTTCTTAATACCATAAAGGCAAAAACCCTCTTTGCAACCCACTACCACGAACTTACCCGCTTGGAGCACGAAAAAATCATAAACCTAAAATTGGACGTACTTGAAGCGGAAGGAAAGATAGTCTTTTTAAAAAAGGTCGTCCCCGGAGCAGCGGGAAATTCTTACGGCATCCACGTTGCAGGCCTTGCCGGTATCCCGCAAAGTGTTCTAACAAGGGCCGAAAACCTCTTATACATGCGAAGCCAATTTCAAAAAGAACGGACTATCCAAGAAGCAAGTCCTTCTGCGCAAGGCTCCGAAGAAAAAACTCCTTCAAGTCCGGCTGAGAAAGGCCTATCCCTCTTCCCTGAAGAAGAGCTTATCTTAAACGAAATTCTTTCAACCGATCCCGACGAAACCGCCCCAATAAAGGCCCTCCAGCTCATCGCCTCATGGAAAAACAGGCTCTCAGGGAAATAA
- a CDS encoding Rpn family recombination-promoting nuclease/putative transposase, whose protein sequence is MNDEKTILNPKTDWVFKLMFSKGEEGNKALISFLNAFLEDSYGKITKAEIINTELIRDRPSGETYRLDFLIRTDNGLLVDLEMQQFWKTNYHRRSQMYLMRLASRFLKTEPKEDDFLYAISLSVFGCDVPKNAELVKMSESSIIQYLYVELNELIVYTMKKRLEEYSLKDFWIRFLANYEEDKKSGMLEELCKLEEGIKMAEATLFRVTDEERRMAIELSDEKYRMYVEDERSAARREGLAEGRAEGLAQGVKQTARILKQLGDSVQKIIQVTGLSKEEIEQL, encoded by the coding sequence ATGAACGATGAAAAAACTATTTTAAATCCCAAAACCGATTGGGTTTTTAAGCTGATGTTTTCCAAAGGCGAAGAAGGAAATAAAGCCCTTATAAGTTTTCTAAATGCCTTTTTGGAAGATTCTTACGGTAAAATAACAAAGGCAGAAATCATAAACACCGAACTTATTCGGGACAGGCCTTCGGGTGAAACTTACCGCCTCGATTTTTTGATTAGAACCGACAACGGTCTTCTTGTAGACCTTGAAATGCAGCAGTTTTGGAAAACAAATTATCATCGCAGAAGTCAAATGTACCTCATGCGCCTCGCTTCCCGCTTTTTAAAGACGGAGCCCAAGGAAGACGATTTTTTGTACGCAATAAGTCTTTCCGTTTTTGGCTGCGATGTTCCTAAAAACGCAGAGCTTGTAAAGATGTCTGAGAGCTCGATAATTCAATATCTTTATGTTGAATTAAACGAGCTAATAGTTTATACTATGAAAAAGAGATTGGAAGAGTATAGCTTAAAAGACTTTTGGATAAGATTTTTAGCCAACTATGAAGAAGACAAAAAAAGCGGAATGTTGGAAGAATTGTGTAAATTAGAGGAGGGTATAAAAATGGCAGAAGCAACACTCTTTAGGGTAACGGATGAAGAGAGGCGAATGGCAATAGAACTCTCTGACGAAAAATACCGGATGTATGTGGAAGACGAACGCAGTGCAGCTAGAAGAGAGGGCTTAGCTGAAGGACGAGCCGAAGGTCTTGCGCAGGGAGTAAAACAAACTGCCAGAATATTAAAACAGCTGGGCGATTCCGTTCAAAAAATAATCCAAGTTACAGGGTTAAGTAAGGAGGAGATAGAACAACTTTAA